Proteins found in one Crassostrea angulata isolate pt1a10 chromosome 3, ASM2561291v2, whole genome shotgun sequence genomic segment:
- the LOC128178213 gene encoding coadhesin-like isoform X1 produces MCSLLCPLHNSPAFIMIRVLVYVGILVLIQSAASQTVNGNWGQWTAYGACSVTCGVGTHQRTRSCDSPAPSGGGTTCPGDALEAKTCFDVTCYPSILGSLERNCSWTFFGCKVGSMSCIDFSFRCDGKNDCDDGSDESPEVAGCPTVCGDNGADTPLVSALATVVLAACGILTMKVLVLKD; encoded by the exons ATGTGTTCACTTCTTTGTCCCCTCCACAACAGTCCGGCATTCATCATGATCAGAGTCCTAGTGTATGTGGGGATCTTGGTCCTTATTCAATCCGCGGCATCTCAAACAG TGAATGGCAACTGGGGTCAGTGGACGGCTTACGGCGCATGCTCTGTGACCTGTGGAGTAGGGACCCATCAGAGGACCCGGTCATGTGACAGCCCGGCACCGTCCGGAGGAGGGACAACTTGTCCTGGGGACGCACTAGAAGCGAAGACTTGCTTTGATGTCACGTGCTACCCCTCCATTCTCGGGAGTCTGGAAAGG AACTGCTCTTGGACATTCTTTGGCTGTAAAGTCGGATCGATGTCATGCATTGATTTCAGTTTCCGGTGTGATGGCAAGAACGACTGCGATGACGGGAGTGACGAAAGTCCGGAAGTGGCCGGGTGTCCTACGGTCTGTGGCGATAATGGCGCCG ACACCCCACTGGTTTCAGCGTTAGCGACCGTGGTCCTCGCGGCCTGTGGAATACTGACGATGAAGGTGCTGGTCCTCAAAGACTGA
- the LOC128178213 gene encoding coadhesin-like isoform X2, producing MIRVLVYVGILVLIQSAASQTVNGNWGQWTAYGACSVTCGVGTHQRTRSCDSPAPSGGGTTCPGDALEAKTCFDVTCYPSILGSLERNCSWTFFGCKVGSMSCIDFSFRCDGKNDCDDGSDESPEVAGCPTVCGDNGADTPLVSALATVVLAACGILTMKVLVLKD from the exons ATGATCAGAGTCCTAGTGTATGTGGGGATCTTGGTCCTTATTCAATCCGCGGCATCTCAAACAG TGAATGGCAACTGGGGTCAGTGGACGGCTTACGGCGCATGCTCTGTGACCTGTGGAGTAGGGACCCATCAGAGGACCCGGTCATGTGACAGCCCGGCACCGTCCGGAGGAGGGACAACTTGTCCTGGGGACGCACTAGAAGCGAAGACTTGCTTTGATGTCACGTGCTACCCCTCCATTCTCGGGAGTCTGGAAAGG AACTGCTCTTGGACATTCTTTGGCTGTAAAGTCGGATCGATGTCATGCATTGATTTCAGTTTCCGGTGTGATGGCAAGAACGACTGCGATGACGGGAGTGACGAAAGTCCGGAAGTGGCCGGGTGTCCTACGGTCTGTGGCGATAATGGCGCCG ACACCCCACTGGTTTCAGCGTTAGCGACCGTGGTCCTCGCGGCCTGTGGAATACTGACGATGAAGGTGCTGGTCCTCAAAGACTGA